A genomic segment from Pistricoccus aurantiacus encodes:
- a CDS encoding cation:proton antiporter family protein, which translates to MIEPAFLVAAFLGGVAALIVRLPPLVGFLAAGYVLNAMGYAQTPLLGAIADIGVTLLLFTIGLKLDIRTLLRGAVWGGASVHLLASTVIMIGVLSLAKLAGLRLMQDETLTTMAFLGFALSFSSTVFVIKVLDKRSEAQTAYGRLAIGVLIMQDIFAVVFITASTGELPSPWALLLLGLIPAAPWLQRLLDAMGHGEMQMLFGMMLALVLGYGLFSAVGIKGDLGALIIGLLLAPHPAAQNLARTLFNIKELLLVGFFLNIGLIAMPTLNMLLIALVLVAALPLKAILYQLIFMLFHLRHRTSILASLSLANFSEFGLIVEVIAVSNGWLSDEWLVILSLAVAISFMFSAILNSYSEALYRYLSEHLPRIPKADLDPSDRPIELGDAQAVVLGMGRIGRSAYQRLQKHYGLNVLGIDSNPNSVKKLGEKGYNIMEGDAVDSDFWDKLMVSPSIKLVVLAMPHHAGNLFALEQLQDRDEFEGHITAIVEYPDEIKPIQELGANAVYHIYDEAGRSLADSAAREAGMISHLDQLG; encoded by the coding sequence ATGATCGAACCGGCTTTTCTGGTGGCCGCTTTCCTGGGTGGCGTTGCTGCGCTGATCGTGAGGCTGCCTCCCTTGGTAGGCTTTCTCGCGGCGGGCTACGTCCTCAATGCCATGGGCTACGCGCAGACTCCGCTGCTGGGGGCCATTGCCGATATCGGCGTCACCCTGCTGCTGTTCACCATCGGTCTCAAGCTCGATATTCGCACCTTGTTGCGTGGCGCTGTATGGGGTGGTGCGTCTGTGCATCTGCTCGCCTCCACGGTCATCATGATCGGCGTGCTCAGCCTGGCCAAGCTGGCCGGCTTGCGCTTGATGCAGGATGAAACGCTAACCACCATGGCATTCCTGGGCTTCGCCCTGTCCTTTTCCAGCACCGTATTCGTGATCAAGGTGCTGGACAAGCGCAGCGAAGCCCAGACCGCCTACGGTCGCCTGGCCATCGGCGTGCTGATCATGCAGGACATCTTCGCCGTAGTGTTCATTACCGCGTCCACCGGCGAATTACCTAGCCCTTGGGCCTTGCTGCTGCTGGGTCTGATTCCCGCCGCCCCCTGGCTGCAGAGGCTGCTCGATGCCATGGGCCACGGCGAGATGCAGATGCTGTTCGGCATGATGCTGGCCCTGGTGCTGGGCTACGGCCTGTTCAGCGCCGTGGGTATCAAGGGCGATCTGGGGGCGTTGATCATCGGCCTGCTGCTGGCACCACACCCGGCGGCACAGAACCTGGCCCGTACGCTCTTCAATATCAAGGAGCTGCTGCTGGTCGGTTTCTTCCTCAATATCGGCCTGATTGCCATGCCGACCCTGAACATGTTGCTGATCGCGCTGGTACTGGTAGCGGCGCTGCCCCTCAAGGCCATCTTGTATCAATTGATCTTCATGCTGTTTCACCTGCGCCACCGCACCTCGATCCTGGCCTCCCTGAGCCTGGCCAACTTTTCCGAATTTGGCCTGATCGTCGAGGTCATCGCCGTCAGCAACGGCTGGCTGAGCGACGAATGGCTGGTGATTCTTTCCCTGGCGGTGGCAATCAGCTTCATGTTTTCCGCGATACTCAACAGCTACAGCGAAGCCCTCTATCGCTACCTGTCGGAACATCTGCCGCGCATACCGAAGGCGGATCTCGACCCCAGCGATCGACCCATCGAGCTAGGCGATGCCCAGGCGGTGGTGCTCGGCATGGGTCGCATCGGCCGCAGCGCCTATCAGCGGCTGCAGAAGCACTATGGGCTGAACGTGCTGGGGATCGACAGCAACCCCAACAGCGTCAAGAAACTGGGCGAAAAAGGCTACAACATCATGGAAGGCGACGCGGTGGACTCGGACTTCTGGGACAAGCTGATGGTCTCACCGAGCATCAAGCTGGTGGTGCTGGCAATGCCACACCATGCGGGTAACCTCTTCGCCCTGGAGCAGTTACAGGACCGGGATGAATTCGAAGGGCATATCACTGCCATCGTCGAATACCCGGATGAGATCAAGCCGATCCAGGAACTGGGCGCCAACGCGGTCTATCACATCTACGACGAGGCCGGGCGCTCCCTGGCGGACAGCGCCGCCCGGGAGGCCGGAATGATCAGCCATCTGGATCAACTCGGCTAG
- the pepN gene encoding aminopeptidase N: protein MSAPKPTHLSDYRPPAYRATHTELTFDLDSHATRVKARLHLERHPERAQEDDLPLELKGAKLELSSIAIDGQALEPGEYQVDDKGLTVPKVPTRFHLDTEVVINPQANTALEGLYQSNGMFCTQCEAQGFRRITFYPDRPDVMATFSTTVVGDKASLPILLSNGNPVERGELPGGKHFVTWEDPFSKPSYLFALVAGDLEKVEDHFTTASGRDVTLQIWVEKQNLGKTDHAMASLKRAMRWDEETYGREYDLDLFMIVAVDDFNMGAMENKGLNIFNSAAVLTHPQTATDATFQRVEGVVAHEYFHNWSGNRVTCRDWFQLSLKEGFTVFRDQSFSADVNSAPVKRIEDVSFFRTAQFAEDAGPTAHPVRPDHYIEIGNFYTLTIYEKGAEVVRMLRHLLGWEAFRQGSDLYFSRFDGQAVTIEDFVGCMAEVSGLDLGQFMRWYSQAGTPEVDAHGEYDYANATYRLTLRQRTPATPGQPHKLPLHIPIRMGLVGTKSGEDLTLTLEGETLGRDAVIHLREEEQSFLFTEVAEAPTPSLLRGFSAPVKLYYPYERNELAFLLAEDSDGFNRWDAGQRLAMLAIDDLIAAHRNGVEKVMDVRLVDAFRSLLTTSMKDKAVLAQMLVLPSEAYIAEQQPVVDVDAIHAARTFVKQSLALALRDEFLAIYEANTSDAPYAPEPEQIGERSLKNVALGYLMAIEDEKAVELAERQFEAKHNMTDVRAALTLLTHSSRQDLADPALKAFAQKWASDPLVMDQWFTIQVTRPQPDVLDRVKFLMEHPAFSLKNPNRVRALIGAFAGQNRVNFHRLDGEGYKLLADVVIELNRLNPEIAARLVIPLTRWKRFDDTRQGLMKAELERIRQEDLSPNLYEIIEKALNEI from the coding sequence ATGTCCGCACCCAAGCCGACACATCTGAGCGACTATCGGCCGCCGGCCTATCGCGCCACTCATACCGAACTGACCTTTGATCTCGACTCCCACGCGACCCGGGTCAAGGCGCGCCTGCATCTGGAGCGTCATCCGGAACGGGCGCAGGAAGATGATCTGCCCCTTGAGCTCAAAGGAGCCAAGCTTGAGCTTTCCTCCATCGCCATCGACGGTCAAGCCCTGGAGCCCGGCGAGTATCAGGTGGACGACAAGGGATTGACGGTGCCCAAGGTGCCGACCCGCTTTCATCTGGATACAGAAGTCGTCATCAACCCCCAGGCCAATACCGCCCTGGAGGGGCTTTATCAGTCCAACGGCATGTTCTGTACCCAGTGCGAGGCTCAGGGCTTTCGACGCATTACCTTTTATCCGGACCGTCCGGACGTGATGGCGACCTTCTCCACCACCGTAGTCGGGGATAAAGCGAGTCTGCCGATTCTTCTGTCCAACGGCAATCCGGTGGAGCGAGGCGAACTGCCTGGCGGCAAGCACTTCGTGACCTGGGAAGATCCGTTTTCCAAGCCGAGCTATCTGTTCGCCCTAGTGGCGGGAGATCTGGAAAAGGTCGAGGATCACTTTACCACCGCAAGCGGGCGGGACGTCACCCTGCAGATCTGGGTGGAAAAGCAGAATCTCGGCAAGACCGATCACGCCATGGCTTCCCTGAAGCGCGCCATGCGCTGGGACGAGGAAACCTACGGTCGGGAGTACGATCTGGACCTGTTCATGATCGTCGCCGTGGACGACTTCAACATGGGCGCCATGGAGAACAAGGGGCTCAACATCTTCAACAGCGCCGCGGTGCTGACCCATCCCCAGACCGCCACGGACGCCACCTTCCAGCGGGTGGAAGGGGTGGTCGCTCACGAATATTTCCACAACTGGTCCGGTAATCGGGTGACTTGCCGGGACTGGTTCCAGCTTTCCCTCAAGGAAGGTTTTACCGTCTTTCGCGACCAGAGTTTTTCCGCGGACGTCAATTCCGCCCCGGTCAAGCGCATCGAGGACGTCTCCTTCTTCCGTACCGCCCAGTTCGCTGAAGATGCCGGTCCCACCGCACATCCGGTACGCCCGGATCATTACATCGAAATCGGCAACTTCTATACCTTGACCATCTACGAGAAGGGCGCGGAAGTGGTGCGCATGCTGCGCCATCTGCTGGGCTGGGAGGCCTTTCGTCAAGGCTCGGATCTGTATTTTTCCCGCTTCGACGGCCAGGCGGTGACCATCGAGGATTTCGTGGGCTGCATGGCGGAAGTGTCGGGTCTCGATCTGGGGCAATTCATGCGCTGGTATTCTCAGGCGGGTACTCCGGAAGTGGACGCCCACGGGGAGTACGATTACGCAAACGCGACCTATCGCCTGACCCTGCGCCAGCGCACCCCGGCGACCCCGGGGCAGCCTCACAAACTGCCCTTGCATATTCCGATCAGAATGGGCCTGGTGGGCACCAAGTCCGGCGAGGATCTGACCCTGACCCTGGAGGGTGAGACACTGGGCCGGGACGCGGTGATTCATCTGCGTGAAGAGGAGCAGAGCTTTCTGTTTACCGAGGTGGCGGAGGCCCCCACACCTTCGCTGCTGCGCGGTTTTTCTGCCCCGGTCAAGCTGTATTATCCCTATGAGCGCAATGAACTGGCCTTCCTGCTGGCGGAAGACAGCGACGGCTTCAACCGCTGGGACGCGGGGCAGCGTCTGGCGATGCTGGCCATCGACGATCTGATCGCCGCCCATCGCAACGGGGTGGAAAAGGTCATGGACGTGCGCCTGGTGGACGCTTTCAGAAGCCTGCTGACCACCTCCATGAAAGACAAGGCGGTGCTGGCGCAGATGCTGGTGCTGCCTTCGGAAGCCTATATCGCCGAGCAGCAGCCGGTGGTGGACGTGGACGCCATTCACGCGGCGCGAACCTTCGTCAAGCAGTCCCTGGCGCTGGCGCTGCGGGATGAATTCCTGGCGATCTATGAGGCCAACACCAGCGATGCGCCTTACGCGCCGGAGCCGGAGCAGATCGGCGAGCGCAGCCTGAAGAATGTCGCCCTGGGCTATCTGATGGCCATCGAGGACGAAAAGGCGGTGGAACTTGCCGAGCGGCAGTTCGAGGCGAAGCACAACATGACCGACGTGCGCGCCGCTCTGACGCTGCTGACCCACAGTTCTCGTCAGGATCTGGCGGATCCGGCACTGAAAGCCTTCGCTCAGAAGTGGGCCAGTGATCCGCTGGTGATGGATCAGTGGTTTACCATTCAGGTGACTCGGCCGCAGCCGGACGTACTCGACCGAGTGAAGTTCCTGATGGAGCATCCGGCGTTCTCCCTGAAGAACCCCAACCGAGTGCGTGCCCTGATCGGCGCCTTCGCCGGCCAGAATCGGGTCAATTTTCACCGGCTCGACGGCGAGGGCTACAAGCTGCTGGCGGACGTGGTCATCGAGCTGAATCGGCTCAATCCGGAAATCGCCGCGCGGCTGGTGATTCCGCTGACCCGCTGGAAGCGTTTCGACGATACCCGCCAAGGTCTGATGAAGGCGGAACTGGAGCGCATCCGTCAGGAAGACCTGTCGCCGAATCTCTACGAGATCATCGAAAAGGCCCTGAACGAGATCTAG
- a CDS encoding NINE protein, producing the protein MNVQNPANHEINNTHSKIMGYLLWLFGFLGAHRFYYGKPITGTLWFFTFGLLGIGWLIDLFLIPAMDREADLRFRSGQTDYSLAWVLLTFLGIFGIHRFYLGKWFTGIIYLLTGGLFLIGVLYDFWTLNDQISLKNAERG; encoded by the coding sequence ATGAACGTCCAGAACCCTGCCAATCACGAAATCAACAATACCCATAGCAAGATCATGGGGTATTTATTATGGCTATTCGGCTTTTTAGGAGCGCATCGCTTCTATTATGGCAAGCCGATCACCGGTACCCTGTGGTTTTTCACCTTCGGCCTGCTGGGTATCGGCTGGCTGATCGACCTGTTTCTGATTCCTGCCATGGATCGAGAAGCGGATCTGCGCTTTCGCAGCGGCCAGACCGATTACTCTCTCGCCTGGGTGCTGCTGACATTTCTGGGCATCTTCGGTATCCATCGCTTCTATCTGGGCAAGTGGTTCACCGGCATCATCTACCTGCTGACCGGAGGGCTGTTTCTGATCGGTGTGCTTTACGATTTCTGGACGCTCAACGATCAGATTTCCTTGAAAAATGCCGAGCGTGGCTGA
- a CDS encoding LysE family translocator — MWIDGQFWPFLLAITLLSMTPGVDTLLVIRNTSRGGVRDGVVTSLAICSGLFVHAAVSALGISLILLNSAWAFELLKLLGAGYLIWLGAQSLLSARRGAGLPVASVTSDGKASRRSLWLPLREGFLSNVLNPKTIVFYMAFLPQFIGPSDPPLLKSLWLASLHFLIANIWQIAIVLMIGRAGKWLAQRRVARGLNGLTGLMLVGFGLKLALAQRPG; from the coding sequence ATGTGGATCGATGGACAGTTCTGGCCTTTCCTGCTGGCGATTACCCTGCTGAGCATGACCCCCGGGGTGGACACGCTGCTGGTGATTCGCAATACGAGTCGCGGCGGCGTTCGCGATGGGGTGGTGACGAGTCTGGCGATCTGCAGCGGCCTTTTCGTGCATGCGGCGGTGTCGGCACTGGGCATCTCGCTCATCCTGCTCAATTCCGCCTGGGCGTTCGAGCTGCTCAAGCTGCTGGGAGCCGGCTATCTGATCTGGCTCGGCGCCCAGAGTCTATTGAGCGCGCGGCGGGGCGCCGGGCTTCCAGTAGCTAGCGTCACCAGCGACGGCAAGGCTTCGAGGCGTTCGTTGTGGCTACCCTTGCGGGAAGGATTCTTGTCCAACGTGCTCAACCCCAAGACCATCGTCTTCTACATGGCGTTTCTGCCTCAGTTCATCGGCCCCAGCGATCCGCCGCTGCTGAAGTCCCTGTGGTTGGCAAGCCTGCATTTTCTAATTGCCAATATCTGGCAAATCGCCATCGTGCTGATGATAGGCCGGGCGGGCAAGTGGTTGGCTCAGCGCCGGGTCGCCCGCGGACTCAACGGGCTGACCGGCTTGATGCTGGTGGGCTTCGGACTCAAGCTGGCGCTGGCGCAACGCCCGGGCTGA
- a CDS encoding manganese/iron ABC transporter ATP-binding protein, giving the protein MNPSTSPQTQLQAGDAGGGILARNVTVTYRNGHTALRDASFEIPQGTITALVGVNGAGKSTLFKAIMGFLPTARGEIRLLDRTVKDALRENLVAYVPQSEEVDWAFPVLVEDVVMMGRYGHMGFLRRPRQADREAVDQALARVNMSDFRHRQIGELSGGQRKRVFLARALAQEGWVILLDEPFTGVDVKTEDQIVALLRELRDEGRVMLVSTHNLGSVSEFCDRTVLVKGTVLAYGPTETTFTRENLELAFGGVLRHFTLGGAELHDDDDPREIRIITDDERPFVQYSDRRDSRGIEKATSDLATKDALADDTDKVEKP; this is encoded by the coding sequence TTGAATCCATCAACGTCCCCACAGACGCAGCTTCAAGCCGGAGACGCCGGTGGTGGTATTCTGGCTCGCAACGTGACGGTCACCTATCGCAATGGCCATACCGCCTTGCGCGACGCCAGCTTTGAGATCCCCCAGGGCACCATCACGGCCCTGGTGGGGGTCAACGGCGCAGGCAAGTCCACGCTGTTCAAGGCAATCATGGGATTCTTGCCCACCGCGAGAGGCGAAATCCGTCTGCTCGATCGAACGGTAAAAGACGCCCTGCGCGAAAACCTCGTCGCCTATGTGCCGCAATCCGAAGAGGTCGACTGGGCGTTTCCGGTGCTGGTCGAGGACGTGGTGATGATGGGCCGCTACGGTCACATGGGCTTCCTGCGCCGACCGCGCCAGGCAGATCGTGAGGCCGTCGATCAGGCGCTGGCGCGGGTCAACATGAGCGATTTTCGTCATCGGCAGATCGGCGAGCTCTCCGGCGGCCAGCGCAAGCGGGTATTCCTTGCCCGGGCCCTGGCGCAGGAAGGCTGGGTCATCCTGTTGGACGAACCCTTCACCGGCGTCGATGTAAAGACGGAAGATCAGATCGTGGCGCTGCTGCGGGAGCTCCGCGACGAAGGCCGGGTAATGCTGGTCTCGACCCACAACCTCGGCTCCGTATCGGAATTCTGCGATCGCACCGTGCTGGTCAAGGGCACGGTGCTGGCCTATGGCCCGACAGAGACCACCTTCACGCGGGAAAATCTCGAACTCGCCTTCGGCGGCGTGCTACGACACTTTACCCTCGGTGGCGCGGAATTGCATGACGACGACGACCCCCGCGAAATTCGCATCATCACCGACGACGAGCGTCCCTTCGTGCAATACAGCGACCGCCGCGATTCCCGGGGCATCGAGAAAGCGACGTCAGACCTCGCGACAAAAGACGCTTTGGCGGATGACACTGACAAGGTGGAGAAGCCGTGA
- a CDS encoding MgtC/SapB family protein translates to MLEEYLPILFHLGAAWLAGSLIGLERSYRGRPAGFRTHSLVCLASAMLMLVTTYQGQWIQGLLPEGSIRTDPTRMAQGIMTGIGFLGAGVIFKEGPTVRGLTTAASIWMTSALGILFGIGFLFPAIVVTLVTLATLSLFRFVESRMPSQYYAEHLLVFPIEAVLEESDVRRLVMEQNFNIKTMSYRLAERGSVFEYRMTLQTYDKRNLTRLAALLRDRQDVREFRLTPLVE, encoded by the coding sequence ATGCTTGAAGAATACCTGCCTATTCTTTTTCATCTTGGCGCGGCCTGGCTGGCCGGCAGTCTGATCGGGCTCGAGCGCAGCTATCGCGGCCGACCGGCGGGCTTTCGCACCCACTCCCTGGTGTGTCTGGCTTCGGCCATGCTGATGCTGGTGACGACCTATCAGGGCCAGTGGATTCAGGGACTGTTGCCGGAAGGATCGATCAGGACCGATCCCACGCGCATGGCCCAGGGCATCATGACCGGGATCGGTTTTCTGGGGGCCGGGGTCATCTTCAAGGAAGGCCCGACGGTGCGTGGCCTGACCACCGCCGCCTCGATCTGGATGACCTCCGCCCTGGGCATCCTCTTTGGCATCGGTTTTCTGTTCCCCGCCATTGTCGTTACGCTGGTGACTCTCGCCACGCTTTCGCTTTTTCGTTTCGTCGAATCGAGAATGCCCAGTCAGTATTACGCCGAACACCTGCTGGTCTTTCCTATCGAGGCGGTGCTAGAAGAATCAGATGTCCGACGCCTGGTCATGGAGCAAAACTTCAATATCAAGACCATGAGCTATCGATTGGCGGAGCGAGGCAGCGTGTTCGAGTACCGCATGACCCTGCAAACTTACGACAAGCGCAACCTGACGCGGCTTGCGGCATTGCTGCGGGATAGGCAGGATGTGCGAGAATTTCGTCTGACGCCGCTGGTGGAGTAG
- a CDS encoding metal ABC transporter substrate-binding protein, with translation MPRFRIYFSSRALLALLLAISLLALDASARDKPMKVVTTFTVLAEMARNVAGDHAEVVSITKPGAEIHGYEPTPQDIVRAHGADLILWNGLNLELWFEQFLANLGDIPSVTLTDGIDPISITEGAYEGQANPHAWMGLDNAIVYVDNIASAFAAHDPDNAEAYRANAETYKNEIRATIEPLRDRIAEIPEDKRWLVTCEGAFSYLARDFKMKELYLWPMNADQTGTPQQVRSVIDGVRENDIPVVFCESTVNTSPAKQVARETGAAYGGVLYVDSLSEASGPVPTYLDLLKVTSQTVVDGLTKNMQSK, from the coding sequence ATGCCCAGGTTCAGGATTTATTTTTCTTCACGCGCCTTGCTTGCGTTGCTGCTGGCAATATCACTGCTGGCTCTTGACGCCAGCGCCCGAGACAAGCCCATGAAAGTGGTGACCACCTTTACCGTGCTGGCGGAAATGGCGCGAAACGTGGCCGGGGATCACGCGGAGGTGGTGTCGATCACCAAGCCCGGCGCGGAGATTCACGGCTATGAGCCGACCCCGCAGGATATCGTACGCGCCCACGGCGCGGATCTGATCCTCTGGAACGGGCTGAACCTGGAGCTCTGGTTCGAGCAGTTCCTCGCCAATCTTGGCGATATCCCCTCGGTGACCCTGACCGACGGCATCGATCCGATTTCCATCACCGAGGGTGCCTATGAAGGCCAGGCCAATCCCCACGCCTGGATGGGGCTCGATAACGCCATCGTCTATGTGGATAACATCGCTTCCGCGTTTGCAGCGCACGACCCGGACAACGCGGAGGCCTACAGAGCCAATGCGGAGACCTACAAGAATGAAATCCGCGCCACTATCGAGCCGCTGCGGGATCGAATCGCCGAGATTCCGGAGGACAAGCGCTGGCTGGTTACCTGCGAAGGCGCCTTCAGCTATCTCGCTCGCGACTTCAAGATGAAAGAACTCTATCTCTGGCCAATGAACGCGGATCAGACCGGCACGCCGCAACAAGTGCGCAGCGTGATCGACGGGGTGAGGGAGAACGACATCCCGGTGGTGTTCTGCGAGAGCACCGTCAACACGTCCCCGGCCAAGCAGGTCGCCCGGGAAACCGGCGCTGCCTACGGCGGCGTGCTCTATGTGGACAGCCTCAGCGAGGCAAGCGGTCCGGTGCCGACCTATCTCGATCTGCTGAAAGTCACGTCCCAGACCGTGGTGGACGGCCTGACGAAAAACATGCAATCCAAGTAA
- a CDS encoding cold-shock protein, with amino-acid sequence MATGTVKWFNDTKGYGFISPDDGGDDLFAHFSEIQADGFKTLQDGQKVTFEVTQGKKGLQAANIKVAN; translated from the coding sequence ATGGCAACTGGCACTGTCAAGTGGTTCAACGACACGAAAGGCTACGGCTTCATCTCTCCGGACGACGGTGGTGATGATCTGTTCGCACACTTCTCCGAAATTCAGGCTGACGGCTTCAAGACCCTGCAGGATGGCCAGAAGGTCACCTTCGAAGTCACTCAGGGCAAAAAAGGCCTTCAGGCCGCTAATATCAAGGTGGCCAACTGA
- the yegS gene encoding lipid kinase YegS, whose translation MARTAKQACLIINGKSAQNPQLREAVTNLRERGHRIDVNVTWEQGDGARFAKQAGRHGVERLIVGGGDGTVHEVVNGLMELDRAQRPAIGVIPLGSANDLASSLEIPLEPQAALETALAAAPCWVDVPSLNDQYFINMVSGGFGAEITSSTPKTLKSLLGGGAYSLMGMLNAWRYKPYSGRLRWEGGECDVPLFLLAIGNGSQAGGGQRVAPAAKLNDGLVDVLIVRDYETLPGMKRMLDEFDAMDETISLPYSGEFIDYVQTSWLSFESDTALPLTLDGEFNHHARFEIRMNREALRLLAPASCVLL comes from the coding sequence ATGGCAAGGACGGCGAAACAGGCCTGTTTGATTATCAACGGCAAGTCGGCGCAAAACCCGCAACTCCGCGAGGCGGTAACGAACCTGCGCGAGCGGGGCCATCGCATCGACGTCAACGTTACCTGGGAACAGGGTGATGGCGCCCGGTTCGCCAAGCAGGCAGGACGCCACGGCGTCGAGCGGCTGATCGTGGGCGGCGGCGACGGCACCGTTCACGAGGTGGTCAACGGCCTGATGGAGCTCGACCGCGCGCAGCGCCCGGCCATTGGCGTGATACCCCTGGGTAGCGCCAACGACCTGGCCAGCAGTCTGGAAATACCGCTGGAACCCCAGGCAGCGCTGGAAACCGCGCTGGCAGCGGCGCCCTGCTGGGTGGATGTTCCCAGCTTGAACGATCAGTATTTCATCAATATGGTTTCTGGAGGCTTTGGCGCGGAAATCACCTCGTCGACACCCAAGACCCTCAAGAGCCTGCTGGGCGGCGGCGCCTACTCGCTGATGGGCATGCTCAATGCCTGGCGCTACAAGCCCTATTCAGGCCGGCTACGCTGGGAGGGTGGCGAATGTGACGTGCCGCTGTTCCTGCTGGCCATCGGCAACGGCAGCCAGGCCGGGGGCGGTCAGCGTGTCGCGCCGGCGGCCAAGCTCAACGATGGCCTGGTCGACGTGCTGATCGTTCGAGACTACGAGACGTTACCGGGAATGAAACGCATGCTGGATGAGTTCGATGCCATGGACGAAACCATCTCGCTACCTTATAGCGGCGAGTTCATCGACTATGTGCAGACCTCTTGGCTAAGCTTCGAGAGCGATACCGCGCTACCCTTGACACTGGATGGCGAATTCAATCACCACGCTCGGTTCGAGATAAGGATGAACCGCGAGGCGTTGAGGTTGTTGGCACCGGCTTCCTGTGTGCTTCTGTGA
- a CDS encoding metal ABC transporter permease has protein sequence MIDTLLEPFGYVYMTNAMWVSALVGAVCAFLSSYLMLKGWSLIGDALSHSVVPGVAGAYIFGLPFALGAFIAGGLAAGAMLFLSERSGLKIDVIIGIIFTSFFGLGLFMVSLSPMSVSIQTIIMGNILAITPGDTLQLAIIGFVSLVILLAKWKDLMVVFFDENHARSIGLRPDVLRLIFFALLSADIVAAMMTVGAFLVIAMVVTPGATAYLLCDRFPRLIALSVLIGTLTSFFGAYASYFLDGATGGIIVMLQTIIFLLAFVFAPKHGLLAARRKAAKALEPPVTESTSTQSAEP, from the coding sequence GTGATAGATACGCTGCTCGAGCCGTTCGGCTATGTGTACATGACCAACGCCATGTGGGTGTCCGCGCTCGTGGGCGCGGTCTGCGCTTTTCTCTCCTCTTATCTCATGCTCAAGGGCTGGTCGCTGATCGGCGATGCGCTTTCACATTCCGTGGTGCCCGGGGTCGCCGGCGCCTATATCTTCGGTCTGCCCTTTGCCCTTGGGGCCTTTATCGCTGGCGGACTCGCCGCCGGAGCGATGCTGTTCCTGTCCGAGCGTTCCGGGCTCAAGATCGACGTGATCATCGGCATCATCTTCACCTCTTTCTTCGGCCTAGGCCTGTTCATGGTTTCCTTGAGCCCAATGTCCGTCAGCATCCAAACGATCATCATGGGCAATATTCTGGCGATTACCCCCGGGGATACCCTGCAGCTGGCGATCATCGGCTTCGTTTCCCTTGTGATTCTGCTGGCCAAGTGGAAAGATCTGATGGTGGTCTTCTTCGACGAGAATCACGCTCGCTCCATCGGCCTGCGCCCGGACGTGCTGCGCCTTATCTTCTTTGCCCTGCTGTCCGCGGACATCGTCGCGGCGATGATGACCGTGGGAGCCTTTCTGGTGATTGCGATGGTAGTGACCCCGGGAGCTACCGCCTATCTGCTGTGTGACCGCTTCCCCCGGCTGATCGCCCTTTCGGTGCTTATCGGCACCCTGACGAGCTTTTTCGGCGCCTATGCCAGCTACTTTCTCGACGGGGCCACCGGCGGCATTATCGTCATGCTGCAGACAATCATCTTTCTTCTCGCTTTTGTCTTCGCCCCGAAGCATGGACTGCTCGCCGCCCGGCGCAAGGCGGCCAAGGCGCTGGAGCCGCCGGTCACCGAATCGACTTCCACCCAAAGTGCCGAGCCATGA